The genomic region ATGCATGATTTCGAGGATGCCGAGCAGGTCGTGCATCAACTCGAACGCCTGATAGCGCGGGGGTTGGCGTTGCTGGTGCCGCGTCAGGCGGGACAGCGGGAAGACCGGTATACCCATGCGTTGGGAGACCCGGCGGATATCGAGGCGATACTCACGGCGCGGGGCAGTCCGGTGGAGCGTGGGCCTGGCAGCTCAGTCCCATTGGAACGTATCGAAGAACTGGAAGCCCGGATTGCAGCATTGGAAGAACGCCTGGTACAACTGGAACAGGCCTGACACAGTAAAAAATGTGGGAGGGGTGGTGCGACGATTCGACTTGCTCGCGATGAGCATGGGTATCTACACAACTCTGACGTAGCGACCGTCAGTAACCACGATGCGCAGCGAGCCGCTCTTGATCTTGATCTGCTGTTGATCTTAGGCGCCCCGTTAAACCACGCTGGCCGGAATTCGACAGGGATTTGGGGGGTAAACCGGCAGGGATGCCGGTTTAGCCGCCCCCGCGCCATGGATGGCGCGTGGCGGCGGCCCCCCAAATCAATGGCGGATTACGGGCACACCGAGCCTGGGCGAGGTGCCGAGTGGTGGGGCGAGGACCTTTTGCTTACTTTTGGCTGGGCCGGCATTCCGGTCCTTCCAAAAGTGAGCCGCTGTAAGAGCGGAACCCTAAGTGGCCGTTACCGCAGCAATGGATATGTACTCGGTCTGATCCAACATCCTGGTCGGCCCTGAGACCGCCATCGGGGAGCAAGCCCCCTCCCACATTAGCTGGGCCTTCAATTGCGGGCGAAGGCCACCGCCGCCTGAAATTGCTCCTGCGTCGGGCGCACACCGGTGTACAACACAAACTGCTCCAGCGCCTGGATTGCAATCACCTCCAGCCCGGTAATCACCCGCTTGCCCTTGGCGCGCCCACGCACGATCAGGGGTGTTTCGGCTGGAATCGCCACTACATCGAAGACAGTTTCCGCCTGATCGATCGCCTCGGCGTCGAACGCCAACGCATCCGCCTCGGCCCCACCTGTCATGCCGATGGGCGTCACATTGATCAGCATCTGCGGGCGCAAGTCGCCCAGGTCCGCCTGCCATTCATACCCGAGGTTGCGCGCCAATGCCTGGCCCGCCGCCTCATTGCGCGCCACGATCACGCCGCGGGCATAACCGCCATCACGCAAGGCACTGGCAACTGCCTTGGCCATGCCACCACTACCACGTAGGGCGAACGTGGAGTCAGTCGGCACGGCGTGCTTTTTCAACAATTGCTCGATGGCAATGTAGTCAGTGTTATAGGCCTTGAGGTGGCCATTGGTGTTGACGATGGTATTGAGCGAATCAATGGCTTGAACTGAATCGTCAAGTTCGTCCACTAAGGCAATGGCGGCCTCCTTGAACGGCATCGATACTCCACAACCACGCACGCCCAAGGCGCGGATACCACCGATCGCGCCGGGCAGGTCCTGGCTGCTGAAGGCCTTATAGTAGAAATTCAAACCCAGTTGTTCATACAAGTGGTTATGAAAACGCAGGCCAAAGTTCCCGGGGCGCGCCGACAGTGACATGCACAGCTGGGTGTCCTTGTTGGGGTGCATCTGCATGGGTAACTCCTTGAAGTAAGCAAATCGGTACAGACCTTACACAACCTTTACCTAATGGAAGTGCTGTTTTTTTGAAACACGTTGTCTTAAAAGTATCCCCGCGACAATCCTTGAGTCTATTGATTGCAGACCACAAGCGCAGGGGCTAACCGAGGAATGACCATGATTCGTAAAATCCCCAGAATCGCCTTGCTGATCGGTGCACTCGCAATGGCCGGCCAAGCTTCCGCCCACGGTGGTGGTTGGGGTGGCCCGGCAGTGTTGGGCGCACTTGTTGGCGCAGCGGTAGTTGGCTCCGTAGTTGCCAGCCAGCCTCGTGAGGTCTATGTGCAACAACCGGTGTACGTCCAGCCGCAGCCGGTGTATGCCGCTGCGCCACCGGTCTATTACGCGCCACCGCCGCCGGTGTATGTACAACAGCAGGTTTATTACCGCCCGGCCCCGGTCTATTACGGCCCTCCACGCGGCTATTATGGTCCGCCTCGGGGCTACTACGGCCACCCGCACGGTTACTACGGCCGCGGTTGGTAGGTTTGAACTGAGTGACTTGAATGGGCCTCGCTCCTGAGCGGGGCCTTTTTTTTGCCCGAAAAGTCCGGATTTATCCTGCCAATGTCGCTGTGAGAACAATGCCCAAGCGCCTATCCCACATCATAAGGACGCAATATCCTCTTGATCGGCGCAGGCGTGCGCTGTCATGGTTGCGTCATAAAACAGTCTCACTATCGACCCAGTCCACCCAATAACAATTAAGGACGATTGCCCATGCCCACGCAAAATCCCCATCGCACCGCCGGTCTCTGCACGTCCAGCAAGGTCTACAGTGCCTTGACCGAACTCAAGCACCTCGAGGGCCACCGCAGTGTAAAGTTCCTCGCATTGCTGGCCGAAAACCTGGTTCGCAAAGGGCTGCTCAGTGAGCACGAAGTAGTGAGCATGCTCGACCAGGTGGTGGATTAACGCCTGGCGTCGATGTCGACTATCGAGCCAGGTGATTTTTCCCCGGTGCCAGCGCACCGTAAGGTGACCTCCATAACGATTGGAGGTACTTATGCCCACTGTTCAAATCATGTCTGTCATCGGCAGCGCCGTCCCAGCCCCTTTACGTAAGCTGGGCTTGCTCGCCTGTTGGTACGTGGTCCGCGATGGCGAGCCGATCAGCGGCCCGCTCACTTCATTGTCCGACGCCGAGACACAGCGCCAACGAGTAGCCGACTTCAGGCTTCAAGCCTAGGGCAACGGCAATTTGACCCGTGGCTTGGTTTCGACGAACAGCGCCCAGCACGACATGAACAACGCCGCCACCAGTGGCCCGATGACGAAGCCGTTGAGGCCGAACACCGACAGGCCACCCAAGGTCGAGATCAGGATCAGGTAGTCCGGCATCTTGGTGTCCTTGCCCACCAGGATCGGACGCAGCACGTTGTCCACCAGGCCAATTACGAATACACCGAAAAGCCCCAGCACCACGCCCTGCCAAATCGAGCCGCTGAGCAGGAAGTAAACCGCCACCGGGCCCCAGACAATCCCTGCGCCCACCGCTGGCAGCAGGGACAGAAACGCCATCAATACCGCCCAGAGCAATGCACTGGGAATATCCAGAAACCAGAATATAAAGCCACCCAATGCGCCTTGGGTCACGGCCACCAGCACGTTGCCCTTGACCGTGGCGCGCACCACCCGGTTGAACTTGAGCTGCAGGCGACGCTTTTGCGGTTCGGCCAGCGGCACCGCCGTGCGCACCTTGCGTACCAGCTCCGGGCCGTCGCGCAGCAGGAAAAACAGCAGGTACAACATAATGAAAAAGCTCACCAGGAAATCAAACGTGCCCTGGCCGAAGCTGAACGCCTGGGAGGCAAAGAACTGACTGCCCTGCATCGCGCCCTTGACCACTTTTTCCCGCAGCCCTTCCAGGTTGCCCATGCCGAAGCGGTCGAGCAGGTGTTGGAAGTACGGAGGCAGGAAATGCTTGAATTGCTCGATATAACCGGCCACATCCAGCTTGCCACTCTCAACGTTTTTGTACAGCGTGGCCCCCTCTTGCACCAGCAACGCACTGGTAATGATCACCGGCAGAATCGCGATCACCAGGCACACCATCAAAGTGGTCAAGGAGGTCAGGTTGCGGTTCCAGCCAAGCCGTTGTTGCAGGCGGCGTTGCATGGGGGCAAAGATAATGCCGAGGATTACTGCCCAGAACACCGCGCCGTAGAACGGCAGCAATATCCAGATAAAAGCGATGGTTACCAGGGCCAGCAGCAACAACAGGGTCTTGAATTGCAGGTTGGTTTGATTCATGTCCGATCCATGTCAAAAAAGCAGAGGGCCGGTGTCGGCCCTGTTGCTTAGTCCGCGGCGATACCTGGGAGTGCCCTTGTTTATCGAACAAGCATAGACCGCCTTGTTTAGACTTGGATCAATGAACCGCGCCCGCCCCTGTACTACCCTCGCGGCTTTTTGCGACCCACACCCATGCCACCTATCATTGCCCCCGAACTGCTCGCTCCTGCCGGCACACTGAAGAACATGCGCTACGCCTTCGCCTACGGCGCCGATGCGGTCTATGCCGGCCAGCCGCGCTACAGCCTGCGGGTGCGCAACAACGAGTTCGACCATGCCAACCTGGCCCTGGGTATCCGGGAAGCCCATGACCAGGGCAAGCGCTTCTACGTGGTGGTGAACATCGCGCCGCACAACGCCAAGCTCAAGACCTTCCTCAAGGACCTGGCGCCTGTGATCGCCATGGGCCCGGATGCACTGATCATGTCCGACCCGGGACTGATCATGCTGGTGCGCCAGCACTTTGCGCAGATGCCGATTCACCTGTCGGTGCAGGCCAATACGGTGAACTGGGCCAGCGTGGCGTTCTGGCAGCAACAAGGGATTTGCCGGGTGATCCTGTCGCGGGAGCTGTCCCTGGAAGAGATCGATGAAATCCGCCAGCACGTACCGGCCATGGAGCTGGAA from Pseudomonas synxantha harbors:
- a CDS encoding shikimate 5-dehydrogenase, translating into MQMHPNKDTQLCMSLSARPGNFGLRFHNHLYEQLGLNFYYKAFSSQDLPGAIGGIRALGVRGCGVSMPFKEAAIALVDELDDSVQAIDSLNTIVNTNGHLKAYNTDYIAIEQLLKKHAVPTDSTFALRGSGGMAKAVASALRDGGYARGVIVARNEAAGQALARNLGYEWQADLGDLRPQMLINVTPIGMTGGAEADALAFDAEAIDQAETVFDVVAIPAETPLIVRGRAKGKRVITGLEVIAIQALEQFVLYTGVRPTQEQFQAAVAFARN
- a CDS encoding AI-2E family transporter: MNQTNLQFKTLLLLLALVTIAFIWILLPFYGAVFWAVILGIIFAPMQRRLQQRLGWNRNLTSLTTLMVCLVIAILPVIITSALLVQEGATLYKNVESGKLDVAGYIEQFKHFLPPYFQHLLDRFGMGNLEGLREKVVKGAMQGSQFFASQAFSFGQGTFDFLVSFFIMLYLLFFLLRDGPELVRKVRTAVPLAEPQKRRLQLKFNRVVRATVKGNVLVAVTQGALGGFIFWFLDIPSALLWAVLMAFLSLLPAVGAGIVWGPVAVYFLLSGSIWQGVVLGLFGVFVIGLVDNVLRPILVGKDTKMPDYLILISTLGGLSVFGLNGFVIGPLVAALFMSCWALFVETKPRVKLPLP